The following proteins are encoded in a genomic region of Candidatus Dormiibacterota bacterium:
- the pstB gene encoding phosphate ABC transporter ATP-binding protein PstB — MDGSQPAETASPSAEPDRKISTRDLNLYYGTTHAVRDVNFWATPGDITAIIGPSGCGKSTLLRSLNRINDVIPGFRMEGSILLDGEDLLVPGVDVINLRRRMGMLFQRPNPFPASIYDNVAYGLRLAGRVPRSVADGIVESSLQRVALWDEVKDRLGSSGLGLSGGQQQRLCLARALAVEPDVILMDEPCSALDPIATLRIEELLHELRGSVTMVIVTHNMQQATRVSDRTAFMLVGEGRVGELVEMGPTIELFSNPRDRRTEDYITGRFG; from the coding sequence ATGGACGGGTCGCAACCCGCGGAGACAGCGAGCCCCAGCGCGGAGCCCGACCGGAAGATCTCGACCCGCGACCTCAACCTGTACTACGGCACGACCCACGCGGTCCGCGACGTCAACTTCTGGGCCACGCCCGGCGACATCACCGCGATCATCGGCCCCAGCGGCTGCGGCAAGAGCACCCTGCTGCGCAGCCTCAACCGGATCAACGACGTGATCCCCGGCTTCCGGATGGAGGGGTCGATCCTGCTCGACGGCGAGGACCTGCTCGTCCCCGGGGTGGACGTGATCAATCTCCGGCGCCGGATGGGCATGCTCTTCCAGCGGCCCAACCCCTTCCCCGCCTCCATCTACGACAACGTCGCCTACGGCCTGCGCCTCGCCGGCCGGGTTCCCCGGTCGGTCGCCGACGGCATCGTGGAGAGCTCGCTGCAGCGCGTCGCGCTCTGGGACGAGGTCAAGGACCGGCTGGGCAGCTCCGGCCTCGGTCTCAGCGGAGGCCAGCAGCAGCGCCTCTGCCTGGCCCGGGCGCTGGCGGTCGAGCCGGACGTGATCCTGATGGACGAGCCCTGCTCGGCCCTCGACCCGATCGCCACCCTGCGCATCGAGGAGCTGCTCCACGAGCTCCGAGGATCGGTCACCATGGTGATCGTCACCCACAACATGCAGCAGGCGACCCGGGTCAGCGACCGGACCGCCTTCATGCTCGTCGGTGAGGGACGTGTCGGTGAGCTGGTGGAGATGGGCCCGACGATCGAGCTCTTCAGCAATCCCAGGGACCGGCGCACCGAGGACTACATCACCGGGAGGTTCGGATGA
- the pstA gene encoding phosphate ABC transporter permease PstA: MNRRARVTDQAAVLIIRGLGVILVALLAWIIVFLIINGWQELHRLGFYTQAPNIGGPGSGVGPQLFNTFYVLVLSMLLTVPVALLAGIYFAEYAGTGALTNAVRRATETLATLPSIIVGLFGFALFVEATHSHPSRLAAALALLVINLPYGIRITEDALRSIPSNLREGSLALGATRWQTVTRVLLPAALPSLITGVILMAGRAFGEAAAILFTGSAGAITAAGNYSLSPFLAGDTLAVDLYQFRTQAEPGTVTDARQYADGVAALLILLVLVFNASARLIGRVAVRRLQGG, encoded by the coding sequence GTGAACCGCCGGGCCCGGGTCACCGACCAGGCGGCGGTGCTGATCATCCGCGGCCTCGGGGTGATCCTGGTGGCGCTGCTCGCCTGGATCATCGTCTTCCTCATCATCAACGGCTGGCAGGAGCTGCACCGGCTCGGCTTCTACACCCAGGCACCGAACATCGGCGGCCCCGGCAGCGGGGTGGGCCCGCAGCTCTTCAACACCTTCTACGTCCTGGTCCTCTCGATGCTGCTCACCGTGCCGGTGGCCCTGCTGGCGGGGATCTACTTCGCCGAGTACGCCGGCACCGGGGCGCTCACCAACGCGGTGCGCCGGGCCACCGAGACCCTGGCCACGCTGCCCTCGATCATCGTCGGCCTGTTCGGGTTCGCCCTCTTCGTCGAGGCCACCCACTCCCATCCCAGCCGGCTTGCCGCCGCCCTCGCCCTGCTGGTGATCAACCTGCCGTACGGCATCCGGATCACCGAGGACGCGCTCCGGTCGATTCCCAGCAACCTGCGCGAGGGCAGCCTGGCGCTCGGTGCCACCCGCTGGCAGACGGTCACCCGGGTGCTGCTCCCGGCGGCGCTTCCCAGCCTGATCACCGGGGTCATCCTCATGGCCGGGCGCGCCTTCGGCGAGGCCGCGGCCATCCTCTTCACCGGATCCGCAGGAGCGATCACGGCGGCGGGCAACTACAGCCTGAGCCCGTTTCTCGCCGGCGACACCCTCGCCGTCGACCTCTACCAGTTCCGCACCCAGGCCGAGCCGGGCACGGTGACCGACGCCCGGCAGTACGCTGACGGCGTGGCCGCCCTGCTCATCCTGCTGGTGCTGGTCTTCAACGCGTCCGCCCGCCTGATCGGCCGTGTGGCCGTCCGCCGCCTGCAGGGAGGCTGA
- a CDS encoding CHAD domain-containing protein produces MQETITAGAAPAVMLSAPPSPDRVVTPVVWDTPDLRLARWGVRLSHQEGEGWTVELPAEGEGPADRLRRVEGDGDAVPDVARDLVAAYARTAELLPRLERGEAPPPEVEVEEVGRRSTAAAVVRRSIATATLRLVGHDAGVRLGGDPEAVHQARVAVRRLRSDLRTFAPLLIAGWSDPLGEELRWIGGELGRVRDAEVLAEEMERVVAALPEADLERGAELAAGFRAEILRAREQLVEAMRSPRYLELLERLVEASYSPMLLPEADQPAGGVLPGLVRRPWRKLRRDARRLRRDGATDVELHRLRIRAKRARYAAEAGAPVLGKRASAFAKAVAGVQEVLGTHHDAVVAAERLRVQATGGGEAAFVAGQLWGVEQARAASARADWPAAWKRARRRRLRSWM; encoded by the coding sequence ATGCAGGAGACGATCACCGCTGGAGCGGCGCCGGCGGTCATGCTGAGCGCCCCCCCGAGCCCGGACCGCGTGGTCACCCCGGTGGTCTGGGACACGCCCGACCTCCGGCTGGCGCGCTGGGGGGTCCGGCTCTCGCACCAGGAGGGCGAGGGCTGGACGGTGGAGCTGCCCGCTGAGGGCGAGGGGCCGGCGGACCGGCTGCGCCGGGTGGAGGGAGACGGCGACGCCGTCCCCGACGTGGCCCGCGATCTCGTCGCCGCCTACGCGCGCACCGCCGAGCTGCTGCCGCGGCTCGAGCGTGGCGAGGCGCCGCCGCCCGAGGTCGAGGTGGAGGAGGTGGGACGCCGGTCGACCGCCGCCGCGGTGGTGCGTCGCTCCATCGCCACGGCCACGCTCCGCCTCGTCGGACACGACGCCGGGGTGCGCCTCGGCGGCGACCCCGAGGCGGTGCACCAGGCCCGGGTTGCGGTGCGCCGGCTCCGCTCCGACCTGCGCACCTTCGCACCGCTCCTGATCGCCGGCTGGAGCGACCCCCTGGGGGAGGAGCTGCGCTGGATCGGCGGCGAGCTGGGCCGGGTGCGCGACGCCGAGGTGCTCGCCGAGGAGATGGAGCGGGTGGTGGCAGCTCTGCCCGAGGCCGACCTGGAGCGGGGCGCCGAGCTGGCCGCGGGCTTCCGTGCGGAGATCCTGCGGGCGCGTGAGCAGCTGGTCGAGGCGATGCGCTCGCCCCGCTACCTGGAGCTGCTCGAGCGCCTCGTCGAGGCCTCGTACAGCCCGATGCTGCTGCCCGAGGCCGATCAGCCCGCCGGCGGGGTGCTCCCCGGGCTGGTGCGGCGGCCATGGCGGAAGCTGCGCCGCGACGCCCGGCGGCTCCGGCGCGACGGCGCCACCGACGTCGAGCTGCACCGGCTCCGCATCCGCGCCAAGCGGGCCCGCTACGCCGCCGAGGCGGGCGCCCCGGTGCTCGGGAAGCGGGCCAGCGCCTTCGCGAAGGCCGTGGCCGGCGTCCAGGAGGTCCTCGGCACCCACCACGACGCCGTGGTCGCCGCCGAGCGGCTGCGGGTGCAGGCCACCGGCGGTGGCGAGGCGGCGTTCGTCGCCGGGCAGCTCTGGGGGGTCGAGCAGGCGCGCGCAGCGAGCGCCCGGGCGGACTGGCCCGCGGCCTGGAAGCGCGCCCGCAGGCGGCGGCTGCGCTCCTGGATGTGA
- the pstC gene encoding phosphate ABC transporter permease subunit PstC, with translation MSQDVLAPPPRVGPAPPPGPARAVCRVGLRAARVDAVMRWVVLGAAAVSVLVVVLVVVFLASKAAPVLHKPGLREFLTSADWQPDGTGGGFGGVSSFGALLPIAGSAMVVALALVLAVPLAISAALILEELNPVVGGRVLRPAVELFVGIPSVVYGYLGFIALLPILERVAPPGRQGSGVLAAGVVLAIMVTPTIATISADGLSSVPRALKEASLALGATRWQTIWRVQIPAARATIISGVVLGLARAMGEALAVALVIGDVNALPPFKEYGLRALLFPTTTMTVTITDGVNQLAINPDGTAARYALALVLLLITFGCIAVVRFVNRGSVRSVV, from the coding sequence ATGAGTCAGGACGTGCTCGCCCCGCCACCACGGGTGGGTCCGGCGCCCCCACCGGGCCCCGCGCGGGCGGTGTGCCGGGTCGGCCTCCGGGCCGCTCGGGTCGACGCGGTGATGCGCTGGGTGGTGCTCGGCGCCGCCGCGGTCAGCGTGCTCGTCGTCGTCCTGGTGGTCGTCTTCCTCGCCAGCAAGGCGGCCCCGGTGCTGCACAAGCCCGGTCTGAGGGAGTTCCTCACCAGCGCCGACTGGCAGCCCGACGGCACCGGCGGCGGCTTCGGGGGGGTCTCCTCCTTCGGCGCGCTCCTTCCCATCGCCGGCTCCGCGATGGTGGTGGCCCTGGCGCTCGTCCTCGCGGTGCCGCTGGCCATCTCGGCCGCGCTCATCCTCGAGGAGCTCAACCCGGTGGTGGGCGGCCGGGTGCTCCGGCCCGCCGTCGAGCTGTTCGTGGGCATCCCGTCGGTGGTCTACGGCTACCTCGGCTTCATCGCGCTCCTGCCCATCCTCGAGCGGGTGGCGCCGCCCGGGCGTCAGGGCTCGGGGGTGCTCGCCGCCGGTGTGGTGCTCGCGATCATGGTCACCCCCACCATCGCAACCATCAGCGCCGACGGCCTGAGCTCCGTGCCCCGGGCACTCAAGGAGGCGTCCCTGGCCCTCGGCGCCACCCGCTGGCAGACCATCTGGCGGGTGCAGATCCCGGCGGCGCGGGCCACGATCATCAGCGGCGTGGTGCTGGGGCTGGCCCGGGCGATGGGCGAGGCCCTGGCGGTCGCCCTGGTGATCGGCGACGTCAACGCCCTCCCCCCCTTCAAGGAGTACGGGCTCAGGGCGCTCCTCTTCCCCACCACGACGATGACCGTGACCATCACCGACGGCGTCAACCAGCTGGCGATCAACCCGGACGGCACCGCCGCCCGGTACGCACTGGCCCTGGTGCTGCTGCTCATCACCTTCGGCTGCATCGCCGTGGTGCGCTTCGTGAACCGGGGCAGCGTCAGGAGCGTGGTGTGA
- a CDS encoding substrate-binding domain-containing protein, which translates to MRSHRALTMVAAGLAIAGWSSMSYVAGPTAFAGCVGGSITASGSTALQPLAQKASTDYHAQCAGATITVSGGGSSAGLSNVNSGTSDIGDSDVPATAAPGVNGANLQDHQVAIVVFAVVANTGAGVGNLSTQQVQDVFSGKVNNWSQVGGKSVAITLIERKPGSGTRFSFDKCVMGSVPESTTPAAQEDSTQLVMQAVSSQPGAVSYVGTASLAGASNVTAVKLNGATPDGPSVASGAYNFFSHEHMYTRKSPAPPPLANDYINFILAPGYQSSGVTSAGFLPLSTTNRQSAADK; encoded by the coding sequence ATGAGATCTCATCGTGCCCTGACCATGGTCGCAGCGGGACTGGCCATCGCGGGCTGGAGCTCCATGAGCTATGTCGCCGGGCCCACGGCCTTCGCCGGCTGTGTGGGTGGCAGCATCACCGCCAGCGGGTCGACGGCGCTCCAGCCGCTGGCCCAGAAGGCATCGACCGATTACCACGCCCAGTGCGCCGGGGCGACGATCACCGTGTCCGGCGGCGGCTCGTCCGCGGGCCTGTCGAACGTCAACAGCGGCACCTCGGACATCGGCGACTCCGACGTGCCCGCCACCGCGGCCCCGGGCGTCAACGGCGCCAACCTCCAGGATCACCAGGTGGCGATCGTGGTCTTCGCCGTGGTGGCCAACACCGGCGCCGGCGTCGGCAACCTGAGCACCCAGCAGGTCCAGGACGTCTTCTCCGGGAAGGTCAACAACTGGAGCCAGGTCGGCGGCAAGAGCGTGGCGATCACCCTGATCGAGCGCAAGCCCGGATCGGGCACCCGCTTCAGCTTCGACAAGTGCGTGATGGGCAGCGTGCCCGAGTCGACCACCCCCGCGGCCCAGGAGGACTCGACCCAGCTGGTCATGCAGGCGGTCTCCAGCCAGCCGGGCGCGGTCTCCTACGTCGGAACCGCCTCGCTCGCCGGTGCGTCCAACGTCACCGCGGTGAAGCTGAACGGCGCGACCCCGGACGGGCCCAGCGTCGCCTCCGGCGCCTACAACTTCTTCTCCCATGAGCACATGTACACGCGGAAGAGCCCGGCTCCGCCGCCGCTTGCGAATGACTACATCAATTTCATTCTCGCCCCCGGTTATCAGAGCTCCGGCGTCACCTCCGCCGGGTTCCTTCCCCTGAGCACCACCAACCGGCAGTCGGCTGCCGACAAGTAG
- a CDS encoding glycerophosphodiester phosphodiesterase: protein MTSTLAARLDERPGHTVEETGLRLAACTWCGSRRRALDERAGGRMRESCLRCGAEHRRVLETERGAPGRGCTEAVAATRWVAHAGLAAARPGGAPTRETIDEVLRADVDCVELDVCATADGALVLRHDARLASGRRLSTVTLDELRRRGHDLLTLDEAVEMVAGRVPLLIDVKTREVATPLARWLQRHRGLDVLGVCSDERAVLIELRRGAPAVPRWWSLPAIPATSPEWAGAVVEVLAQRRGLRGLVPPLTDLGSLARDRPLCREDLLHLAAIPTRRWLPGQLPRLAAEVAPAGLAVAHGAITPALCAAAERLGLLMAAWTVNRVGLARQVLRCGVQIIISDRVVPLRRALAAASRS from the coding sequence GTGACCTCCACGCTCGCGGCCCGGCTCGACGAGCGGCCGGGGCACACCGTGGAGGAGACCGGGCTGCGGCTCGCCGCGTGCACCTGGTGCGGAAGCCGGCGGCGCGCGCTCGACGAGCGCGCCGGCGGGCGCATGCGCGAGAGCTGCCTCCGATGCGGGGCCGAGCACCGCCGCGTCCTCGAGACCGAGCGCGGTGCGCCCGGGCGCGGCTGCACCGAGGCGGTGGCGGCGACGCGCTGGGTGGCGCACGCCGGCCTCGCCGCCGCGCGTCCCGGCGGAGCCCCCACCCGCGAGACCATCGACGAGGTGCTGCGCGCCGACGTCGACTGTGTCGAGCTCGACGTCTGCGCGACCGCCGACGGCGCCCTGGTGCTGCGCCACGACGCGCGGCTCGCCAGCGGCCGCCGGCTGTCGACGGTGACGCTCGACGAGCTCCGCCGGCGCGGCCACGACCTGCTCACCCTCGACGAGGCCGTCGAGATGGTGGCCGGGCGGGTGCCCCTGCTCATCGACGTGAAGACCCGCGAGGTGGCCACCCCCCTGGCCCGGTGGCTGCAGCGTCACCGCGGCCTCGACGTGCTCGGGGTGTGCAGCGACGAGCGGGCGGTGCTGATCGAGCTGCGCCGGGGGGCGCCGGCGGTGCCGCGCTGGTGGAGCCTGCCGGCCATCCCCGCCACCTCGCCGGAGTGGGCGGGCGCGGTGGTCGAGGTGCTCGCCCAGCGGCGCGGCCTGCGCGGCCTGGTGCCGCCGCTCACCGATCTCGGCAGCCTCGCCCGTGACCGTCCGCTCTGCCGTGAGGACCTGCTCCACCTCGCCGCCATCCCCACCCGTCGCTGGCTGCCCGGCCAGCTGCCGCGGCTCGCCGCCGAGGTGGCCCCGGCCGGGCTGGCGGTCGCCCACGGGGCGATCACCCCGGCGCTGTGCGCCGCCGCCGAGCGGCTCGGGCTGCTGATGGCCGCCTGGACGGTCAACCGGGTCGGCCTCGCCCGCCAGGTGCTCCGCTGCGGGGTGCAGATCATCATCAGCGACCGGGTGGTGCCGCTCCGCCGCGCGCTGGCGGCCGCGTCCCGCTCCTGA
- the acpA gene encoding acid phosphatase: protein MPRAAAGIVAGALLASGAWGTVATGSSPVAAADLHLRGQLSDIQHVVVIYQENWSFDSLYGRFPGARGWADAGRITQVDGRGAPLTSLPQPVGEDGKTPDPRIPAGLPVQPYDLSRFVPPDGVTGDLVHRYYQEQVQIDRGRNDRFVSASDNGGLVLSHYDATAMPEGRLARDHVLADNFFHSAFGGSFLNHMWLVCACTPRWDTHQAPVPASKVAQLGPDGSLLRDGYITPDGHVVNTSFTVNHPHPASFDAPDQRGLLVPNLDEPTIGDRLSDAGVPWRWYAGGWDAALQGRADSTFQFHHQPFAFFRRYADGTEAKRRHLADESAFLDDLHAHRLPGVSFIKPLGVDNEHPGYATLLKGQDHVASLVAAIQASPEWRSTAVIITYDENGGRYDHVAPPPGDRWGPGVRVPAIVVSPFARRHLVDHTRYETVSILRLIERRWRLEPLGERDAEANDLTAAFDLGS from the coding sequence ATGCCTCGGGCCGCAGCGGGGATCGTGGCCGGAGCACTGCTGGCGTCCGGCGCCTGGGGGACGGTCGCCACCGGCAGCTCGCCGGTCGCCGCCGCGGACCTGCACCTCCGGGGGCAGCTGTCGGACATCCAGCACGTGGTGGTGATCTACCAGGAGAACTGGAGCTTCGACTCGCTGTACGGCCGCTTCCCGGGCGCCCGCGGCTGGGCCGACGCCGGCCGCATCACCCAGGTCGACGGCCGGGGGGCGCCGCTCACCTCCCTGCCCCAGCCGGTGGGGGAGGACGGGAAGACTCCCGACCCGCGGATCCCCGCGGGCCTGCCGGTGCAGCCGTACGACCTCAGCCGCTTCGTCCCTCCCGACGGCGTCACCGGCGACCTGGTGCACCGGTACTACCAGGAGCAGGTCCAGATCGATCGGGGCAGGAACGATCGCTTCGTCAGCGCCAGCGACAACGGCGGGCTGGTGCTCAGCCACTACGACGCCACCGCGATGCCGGAGGGACGCCTGGCCCGCGACCACGTCCTCGCCGACAACTTCTTCCACTCGGCGTTCGGCGGCTCCTTCCTCAACCACATGTGGCTGGTCTGCGCCTGCACCCCGCGCTGGGACACCCACCAGGCGCCGGTCCCCGCGTCGAAGGTGGCCCAGCTCGGGCCCGACGGCTCGCTGCTCCGGGACGGGTACATCACCCCCGACGGGCACGTCGTCAACACCAGCTTCACCGTCAACCACCCCCACCCGGCGTCCTTCGACGCCCCCGACCAGAGGGGGCTGCTGGTGCCCAACCTCGACGAACCCACCATCGGCGATCGCCTCAGCGACGCCGGCGTCCCCTGGCGCTGGTACGCGGGCGGCTGGGACGCGGCGCTGCAGGGGCGGGCCGACAGCACCTTCCAGTTCCATCACCAGCCCTTCGCCTTCTTCCGCCGGTACGCCGACGGCACCGAGGCGAAGCGGCGTCACCTCGCCGACGAGAGCGCGTTCCTCGACGACCTGCACGCCCACCGGCTCCCCGGGGTCTCGTTCATCAAGCCGCTTGGCGTCGACAACGAGCATCCCGGGTACGCCACCCTGCTGAAGGGGCAGGACCACGTCGCCTCGCTGGTGGCGGCGATCCAGGCCAGCCCGGAGTGGCGGAGCACGGCGGTGATCATCACCTACGACGAGAACGGCGGCCGCTACGACCACGTGGCGCCCCCTCCGGGCGACCGCTGGGGGCCCGGCGTGCGGGTGCCCGCGATCGTGGTCTCGCCCTTCGCGCGGCGCCACCTCGTCGACCACACCCGCTACGAGACGGTGTCGATCCTCCGCCTCATCGAGCGCCGCTGGCGGCTCGAGCCGCTGGGCGAGCGCGACGCCGAGGCCAACGACCTCACCGCCGCCTTCGACCTCGGCTCCTGA
- the phoU gene encoding phosphate signaling complex protein PhoU, giving the protein MSEIVSHPQRSVFDEELRSVRSAVTEMGELVDRAISGAMVGLMERDVDACAVVIAEDARINELQRDVREQSFTMILTQAPVARDLREIMGLLHMSAELERMGDHCVSIAKIARSLADFPQLATHIDLPKMAQFCREQVRDILAGVVARDVARARLVAARDDRIDRVYHRLFDELVQLMSDDGQSAYRATHLVFVAHHLERIADRVTNIAEDLVYLETGVIEELG; this is encoded by the coding sequence ATGAGCGAGATCGTCTCCCATCCCCAGCGGAGCGTCTTCGACGAGGAGCTGCGCTCGGTCCGCTCCGCGGTCACCGAGATGGGCGAGCTGGTCGACCGGGCCATCTCCGGCGCGATGGTGGGGCTCATGGAGCGCGACGTCGACGCCTGCGCGGTGGTGATCGCCGAGGACGCGCGGATCAACGAGCTGCAGCGGGATGTCCGCGAGCAGAGCTTCACGATGATCCTCACCCAGGCCCCGGTGGCCCGCGACCTGCGCGAGATCATGGGGCTGCTCCACATGTCCGCGGAGCTGGAGCGGATGGGCGACCACTGCGTCAGCATCGCCAAGATCGCGCGCTCGCTCGCCGACTTCCCCCAGCTGGCCACCCACATCGACCTCCCCAAGATGGCCCAATTCTGCCGGGAGCAGGTGCGCGACATCCTCGCCGGCGTGGTCGCGCGGGACGTCGCCCGGGCCCGGCTGGTGGCGGCGCGCGACGACCGCATCGACCGGGTCTACCACCGCCTCTTCGACGAGCTCGTCCAGCTGATGTCGGACGACGGGCAGAGCGCCTACCGGGCCACCCACCTCGTCTTCGTCGCCCACCACCTGGAGCGCATCGCCGACCGGGTGACCAACATCGCCGAGGATCTCGTCTACCTGGAGACCGGGGTCATCGAGGAGCTCGGCTGA
- a CDS encoding DUF4214 domain-containing protein, whose translation MRAGAVALLLTAGTGLAGLMSSASAAVTPPAPVVTSVSPAESFVSHAYYDLINHPADAAGKAYWVGQVNAGKSHAMVAAAMINTDAYRQRVVADAYLATIGRYPDAPGMQYWTGRLAAGVGLEQLTGSLAGSPEYAAGFGTNYDAYVRAIYQTLLGRLPEPAGQAFWVGRLATGIPMWNVAASISHTAEWYGNEAIFDFVHYHNGFPDGPGLSYWTHALQTGTNDSTVVAALVGSPAYAAWAATHP comes from the coding sequence ATGCGAGCAGGCGCTGTCGCGCTGCTCCTCACCGCCGGCACCGGGCTGGCCGGGTTGATGAGCTCGGCCTCGGCCGCGGTCACCCCCCCGGCGCCGGTCGTCACCTCGGTGTCGCCCGCCGAGAGCTTCGTCAGCCATGCGTACTACGACCTGATCAACCACCCGGCCGACGCCGCCGGCAAGGCCTACTGGGTCGGCCAGGTGAACGCGGGCAAGAGCCACGCCATGGTGGCCGCGGCGATGATCAACACCGACGCCTACCGCCAGCGGGTGGTCGCGGACGCCTACCTCGCCACCATCGGGCGCTATCCCGACGCCCCCGGGATGCAGTACTGGACCGGCCGGCTCGCCGCCGGTGTCGGCCTCGAGCAGCTGACCGGGTCGCTCGCCGGCTCGCCCGAGTACGCCGCCGGGTTCGGCACCAACTACGACGCCTACGTCAGGGCGATCTACCAGACGCTCCTGGGACGCCTTCCCGAGCCCGCCGGCCAGGCCTTCTGGGTCGGCCGCCTGGCGACCGGCATTCCGATGTGGAACGTCGCCGCCAGCATCTCCCACACCGCCGAGTGGTACGGAAACGAGGCGATCTTCGACTTCGTCCACTACCACAACGGCTTCCCCGACGGTCCGGGCCTCAGCTACTGGACCCATGCGCTCCAGACCGGCACCAACGACTCGACCGTGGTCGCCGCCCTGGTGGGCAGCCCCGCCTACGCGGCCTGGGCCGCCACCCACCCCTGA
- a CDS encoding phosphate ABC transporter substrate-binding protein has translation MAAPMLLGVLALAACGSDTSGTGSTSSSSSTTSSKAAAACATGTATASGSTALLPLAQKAAELYAAKCPGATITVSGGGSSTGLANVAAGTSDIGDSDVPVSDAPTINASALTDHQVAIVVFAIIVNPKTTVTNLTLKQAQDVFSGKVTNWKDVGGADLPVTLIERKPGSGTRLAFDKTVMRGTPESTTPASTQDSTQLVVQGVTGADGGVSYVSLASANATVTALSLDGVKPGADTVKAGQYPAFSHEHMYTKGQGSALAQSFIAYILTDTFQTGTVTTLGFLPLSTTDAQSLADR, from the coding sequence ATGGCCGCGCCCATGCTCCTCGGCGTCCTCGCCCTGGCGGCGTGCGGCAGCGACACCAGCGGCACCGGGTCGACCTCGAGCAGCAGCAGCACCACCAGCTCGAAGGCCGCGGCGGCCTGCGCCACCGGCACCGCCACCGCCAGCGGCTCCACCGCGCTGCTGCCGCTGGCGCAGAAGGCAGCCGAGCTCTACGCGGCGAAGTGCCCCGGCGCCACCATCACCGTCAGCGGCGGCGGCTCCTCCACCGGCCTCGCCAACGTCGCCGCGGGCACCTCGGACATCGGCGACTCCGACGTCCCCGTGAGCGACGCGCCGACAATCAACGCCAGCGCGCTCACCGACCACCAGGTCGCCATCGTCGTCTTCGCGATCATCGTGAACCCCAAGACCACGGTGACCAACCTGACCCTGAAGCAGGCCCAGGACGTCTTCAGCGGCAAGGTCACCAACTGGAAGGACGTGGGCGGCGCCGACCTGCCGGTCACCCTGATCGAGCGCAAGCCGGGCTCAGGCACCCGCCTCGCCTTCGACAAGACGGTGATGCGGGGCACCCCGGAGTCGACCACGCCGGCCTCCACCCAGGACTCGACCCAGCTCGTGGTCCAGGGCGTGACCGGCGCCGACGGAGGCGTCTCCTACGTCAGCCTCGCCTCGGCGAACGCCACCGTGACGGCGCTGAGCCTGGACGGCGTCAAGCCGGGCGCCGACACCGTCAAGGCCGGTCAGTACCCCGCCTTCTCCCACGAGCACATGTACACCAAGGGGCAGGGCTCGGCGCTCGCCCAGTCCTTCATCGCCTACATCCTGACCGACACCTTCCAGACCGGGACGGTGACCACCCTCGGGTTCCTGCCGCTCTCGACCACCGACGCTCAGTCGCTGGCCGACAGGTAG
- a CDS encoding DUF3562 domain-containing protein, with protein MTTPHRIPPALEAAAASLRSRYADRHPADVVENTLLDAYQRLAANAKVQDFVPIFAERTARQTLESGGDAVLEGQAQPAARRRAASSRRRAAAAGSE; from the coding sequence ATGACCACGCCGCACCGCATCCCGCCTGCGCTGGAGGCCGCCGCGGCCTCGCTCCGCTCCCGCTACGCCGACCGGCATCCCGCCGATGTCGTGGAGAACACCCTGCTCGACGCCTACCAGCGGCTGGCGGCCAACGCGAAGGTGCAGGACTTCGTGCCCATCTTCGCCGAGCGCACCGCCCGCCAGACGCTCGAGTCGGGCGGCGACGCCGTGCTCGAGGGCCAGGCTCAGCCGGCGGCGCGCCGCCGCGCCGCGTCCAGCCGCCGGAGGGCCGCCGCCGCCGGCTCCGAGTGA